A stretch of Cloacibacillus sp. DNA encodes these proteins:
- a CDS encoding AraC family transcriptional regulator: MTAEGEERRVYYDGDLEIETYRLSGIVQKFPNHFHDCYVIGLMIGGGRHLWCRGAEYDLSAGDIVLFNPRDNHCCSPLGGEALDYRAVNIGPQVLSRLLRETGLGAEELCFTKNVLFQSDIAQPLAALYDAVAARAPKMEREEALFFLLEQLIEECAAPRSERGGGDERIRLACGYLEEHFAENVALGDLTALTGYGKSYLIRSFTKETGLSPYRYLQTVRLGRAKRFLEGGVPPVEAADLAGFADQSHFTNFFKEFTGVTPKQYQRIFCSGAAPSKGDA, from the coding sequence ATGACGGCCGAGGGAGAAGAGCGCCGAGTCTATTACGACGGCGATTTAGAGATCGAGACGTACAGGCTCAGCGGGATAGTGCAGAAGTTTCCGAATCACTTTCACGACTGCTATGTGATCGGGCTGATGATTGGCGGCGGACGCCACCTCTGGTGCCGCGGCGCCGAGTACGACCTGTCGGCGGGGGATATCGTCCTCTTTAATCCGCGCGACAACCATTGCTGCTCGCCGCTTGGCGGGGAAGCTCTTGATTACCGTGCCGTGAATATCGGGCCGCAGGTGCTTTCACGGCTGCTGCGAGAAACGGGGCTTGGCGCTGAGGAGCTCTGTTTCACGAAGAACGTGCTCTTTCAGAGCGACATCGCTCAGCCGCTGGCGGCTCTCTACGACGCCGTGGCGGCGCGCGCTCCGAAAATGGAGCGGGAGGAGGCGCTATTTTTTCTGCTTGAGCAGCTCATCGAGGAGTGCGCCGCGCCGCGAAGCGAACGCGGAGGCGGCGATGAGCGGATACGGCTGGCCTGTGGCTATCTGGAAGAGCATTTCGCGGAGAATGTCGCCCTCGGCGACCTCACGGCGCTGACCGGATATGGCAAGTCTTACCTTATACGCTCGTTTACTAAGGAGACGGGGCTCTCGCCATACCGCTATCTCCAGACCGTGCGGCTCGGCAGGGCTAAACGCTTTCTCGAAGGCGGAGTGCCGCCCGTCGAGGCCGCCGACCTGGCGGGTTTTGCCGATCAGAGCCATTTCACCAATTTTTTCAAGGAATTTACCGGTGTGACGCCAAAACAGTATCAGCGGATATTTTGTTCCGGCGCCGCGCCGTCAAAGGGAGATGCGTGA
- a CDS encoding nitroreductase family protein: protein MKDFYELAQRRQSCRNFKDKAVDGELLVRCVKAASLAPSACNSQPWKFVIVTNDEKRGALAKLVQEIGLNKWAEAAPAFIVVAEEAAPVLMPLVVEHYDSKRYSEGDVGMATAYLILEAAEQGLGCCVIGTFNDAEVKALLGLPEGDTVRAVVAVGYAADESVRQKKRKDVSEIAKIID, encoded by the coding sequence ATGAAAGATTTTTACGAACTGGCACAACGCCGTCAGAGCTGCCGCAATTTTAAGGATAAGGCGGTAGACGGCGAACTGTTGGTGCGCTGCGTGAAAGCGGCCTCGCTGGCTCCCTCGGCCTGCAACAGTCAGCCCTGGAAGTTTGTCATCGTCACAAACGACGAGAAAAGAGGCGCGCTCGCGAAGCTGGTGCAGGAGATCGGACTTAACAAATGGGCGGAGGCGGCTCCGGCATTTATCGTTGTCGCCGAGGAGGCGGCGCCCGTGCTGATGCCTTTAGTCGTTGAACATTACGACTCGAAGCGCTACTCCGAAGGAGACGTCGGCATGGCGACGGCCTATCTCATCCTTGAGGCGGCGGAGCAGGGGCTGGGCTGCTGCGTCATCGGCACCTTCAACGACGCCGAGGTGAAAGCCCTGCTGGGGCTGCCGGAGGGCGACACCGTGCGCGCGGTCGTGGCGGTCGGATATGCGGCGGACGAGAGCGTGCGCCAGAAGAAACGCAAAGATGTCAGCGAGATCGCGAAGATTATCGACTGA
- a CDS encoding metal-dependent hydrolase: protein MPKLRYLGHSAFYIEGTGLKGLIDPFLTGNPKAAAKAADFTDINAIFLTHTHGDHLGDTIEIALRTGATVYTCNETAAWLASKGVKTEGMHIGGRAQFPFGKVKLTPAWHGDPIIEDGETRYGGVACGFVIEVDGKRVYHAGDTGLTMEMKLLEAEKIDVACLPIGGYFTMDITDAARAADFIHPIKAIPMHYDTFPKIKADPEDFSMAVAEADLLGTEIVILAPGQTLEF from the coding sequence ATGCCGAAACTTCGTTATCTTGGACACAGCGCATTTTACATTGAGGGTACGGGGCTCAAGGGGCTCATCGACCCATTTCTTACAGGCAATCCCAAGGCGGCGGCTAAGGCGGCCGATTTCACCGATATCAACGCGATTTTCCTCACCCACACTCACGGCGACCATCTGGGCGACACCATCGAGATAGCCCTGCGCACGGGCGCGACCGTCTATACATGCAACGAAACGGCGGCCTGGCTCGCCTCTAAGGGTGTCAAGACCGAGGGGATGCATATCGGCGGACGCGCGCAGTTTCCCTTTGGCAAGGTGAAGCTCACCCCCGCCTGGCACGGCGATCCTATCATTGAGGACGGCGAGACGCGCTACGGCGGCGTCGCCTGCGGTTTCGTCATTGAGGTGGACGGCAAGAGGGTCTACCACGCGGGTGACACGGGGCTGACGATGGAGATGAAACTGCTTGAGGCGGAGAAGATCGACGTTGCCTGCCTGCCGATCGGCGGCTATTTCACGATGGATATTACTGACGCGGCGCGCGCCGCCGACTTTATTCATCCGATCAAGGCGATCCCGATGCACTATGACACCTTCCCGAAGATAAAGGCCGACCCTGAAGACTTTTCGATGGCCGTCGCCGAGGCCGACCTGCTGGGGACGGAGATCGTGATCCTGGCTCCCGGCCAGACGCTCGAGTTTTAG
- a CDS encoding DUF2000 domain-containing protein encodes MEGQNEKCVMVIDEELPLGLIANTAGIIGITLGRHRPETVGPDVFDKSGRAHLGVIKFPVPILRAGKEKLRAIRAKLYEPEFSALLTVDFSDVTQSCKNYEEYIEKSAAVEEDELHYFGIGICGAKKLVNRLTGDLPLLR; translated from the coding sequence ATGGAAGGTCAGAATGAAAAATGCGTGATGGTGATAGACGAGGAGCTGCCTCTGGGGCTCATCGCGAACACCGCGGGGATCATCGGTATCACGCTGGGAAGACACCGGCCGGAGACCGTCGGCCCGGATGTGTTTGATAAGAGCGGCCGGGCGCACCTTGGCGTGATCAAGTTCCCCGTGCCGATACTGCGCGCCGGCAAGGAAAAACTGCGCGCCATAAGAGCCAAACTCTACGAACCGGAGTTTTCCGCGCTGCTGACGGTGGATTTCTCCGACGTCACTCAGAGCTGTAAAAATTACGAAGAATACATCGAGAAATCCGCCGCCGTGGAAGAGGACGAACTCCATTATTTCGGGATCGGGATATGCGGCGCGAAAAAACTCGTCAACAGACTGACCGGCGATCTGCCTTTGCTTAGGTAA